From Scytonema millei VB511283:
ATTCGTGATAATAATCCAAGCTGCACCACCAAACGAATTAAGGCGATCGAAATCGTAGTGTGATAATGCCAAAGGATCGATGAGGATGTTACCTTCAGGGCAAATCCAAACATAGCTATTGAAATCCATGTTTCGATCGCGGTCGAAAATCGACCATGTATACATATCTGGGCGATGCAACGATTTCATAAGCCATTCTCGATTGCTAACACTGATATTATTGGCAACTGAATTTAAGCTTAGGTTATCCTACCAGGGGAAAAGCAGCCGCGATCGCCCAACTAAAAAATAGAGAACATCCAATTGCATAAGCCCAAATATCTTTAACCGAGGCAGAGGCGATCGCGAACATTGCTAAAAATAAGGGAAATAGAGGCAATAAGAGGAAGATAAAACTAATCTGCGGCAAAATTTGGATTGTTGCTAACAGTCCCATAACTAACACTAAACTTTGTCCCAACCACCAAATCAAGCGCGATTTAATGCTACTTTGTCTTTGAGCGATACCGGAAGCAAGCAGCCAGGGAAAACACAACAGCGATAACCACAGCCACAGTTGCAAGCGAACGGGAACCAACCACCACTGCAACCAGACTACCTGCGCCATCGCCCCAAAAGCAACCCAAAGCAGAAGAAACAGCCCCAAACCCAAACTCAATCCTGCTAGAGTTAGGCGTGGTAAACGCAAGTTAGCCAACAACCAGACGATACCAGCCGCATAAAACCAAATTCCCAACGCACCACCTACCAACACGCCACCTAAACTGGAAATGTCCGTGCTGCGGTTGAGTAAGGCGAGTGCGCCAATTGCTCCTGAAGGACTCAAGATGAGACCGAGCCAACTTTTGAGGCGATCGCTTTTACTCACTATGTCACAATTGCGAGTTTGAATGGCTGCTTGAAACAGCAGATCTGACGCTCCTCTTGCAGGAAAGCGCTGCCAGATTCTCGGTGGCTGAAGTAATATCTCGTCTGAGATCGTAGGAGCAACAGCACCTAGTATTAAAAGCCATGCAAATAGATGTACGCCATACCAAGTCATGCGATTATCTACATAAGTACTGGAGTTTTGGATGCCAAAACTGCGATCGAGCCAGGTTTTAGCAGCTTGGTGGCTAACTTGGCGAAAGAGAATAGTAATATGTTCGGCATTGGGGATGATAACGAGCGATCGCCCTTGACTTTCTCCCCCTGCTTGCTGTAGTAACTGCTGGGCATTGACAATAAAACGCGGCTCCCAACTTCCTGCTTGAAGTTGTAAATTTACTGGAAATTGCGGCGTGACTGCGGCTTTAGTAGGAGAGATCGCCACAGTTGCAGTAAAGCGATCGCTTTGTTGAATTGCTGCTGTCATCGCTGCACCGCTACCCATTGAATGTCCCAACACGGCTAGCCGTTGCGGATCGACTCCCGGTTGAGTGAGTAAGTATTTATATGCAGTATCGAGATCGGTTTGGAGCGATCGTGTCAAAGGCTTGTTATTAGCTCCATGTCCGCTAAAGTCCCACAACATCACCGCATAGCCAGCATGAGCCAGCGTATAGGCATAACCTAACATTAACTGCTTAGAGCCTGCAAAACCATGAGCTATCAGCACTCCTGGCATTGGCTGCGATCGGGCTGGTGCGACATAAAGCATCGGGATGCCATTTCTAGAAAGGGACTGTACGATTAGTCCAGTTCTTGCAGCGGCGATCTGCCACCAAGAAAGCACGATGAGGAGTAGTGCAATAACAAATAGAAATATGCGTTGGCGAGTCACGATGAGCGGGAGTCAGGAGTCGGGAGTTGTAGGGGCGGGTTTAGTGAAAGATCCGCAGATGAGGCAATAAATCTTGGCTTCATACCCGCCCTACGGGAGTAGGGATACGATCTTTGCCCCAACTAGGTTTGAGCAAATGCGAAAATCCGTTCTGCTGTTAGCTCAAACGTTGGAATCACAGTCGATTCAATTCGATTTTCACCTGCAAATACTTTGTCCTCGTACTGCCCGTCTACCCACTGACATACCGTAATCCGCCGTTCTTGGGGATCGATAATCCAATACTCGGCAACACCCCGCGCTGCATACTCCGTGCGCTTATATCGATAATCGCGGCTACGATTGATGGAGCCAGGAGAAACAATTTCGACAATCAAAGCAGGTGGTGGCATATCTCGCGTTAACGTTGCACGAGTTGCGCCTGCCAAAGCTGCTTTCGATTCTTCCGTGTGAACCAGTAAGTCGGGTAGCCGACATCTTGCCCCGCGTCCCATCACTTCAATTTCAGTGTCCTTATGGGCAATCAGAGTAAACGGAACGTATTTAGCTAACTCAAAAAATAATCCTGCGGCAATATCAGTGTTTATCTGACTCTCTGGGGGCATCTCTACTAATTCTCCATCCACCAATTCATAGCGCGTATCCGTACCATCGTCGTAGGCAAGAAATTCCTCAAACGTCAACCGTTTTGAAGTCGTAGAAATGCTCTGACTCATGGCTGCAACCCAAACTTGCTTTTCTCCATCATGCTCTCAAATTAGCGGTTTTGCCCATAAAGTCTGGCTGGGATGATGTCATTTCACTCGAAGGAAAGGCAAAGTGTCTGAGATGGTATTACCTTCACCGACTTTACCTTTCACACTTTAATATTGGCTTATAGCAATGTTGCTACCGACAATTTCTTTACCATATGAAAATGTTATTAAAGCAGATACTTAGTTTAGTGTTAGTGATACCAATCGCAGTCGCGATCGCCTCCTCTGTCCCAGCCTTAGCCGCAGATACACTAGACGGAGCCAAAATCTTTGAAACTCAATGTGCTGGATGTCACATTAACGGTGGCAACATTGTCAGACGCGGTAAGAATTTGAAGCAAAAAGCCTTGAAAAAATATGGTATGGATTCAATAGAGGCGATCGCCAACATTGTCACCAACGGTCAAGGAAATATGTCAGCTTATAAAGATCGCTTGACATCTGAGGAAATTCAAGCAGTATCCGCATATGTCTTAAACCAAGCAGAAACAGGCTGGCGTAAACAGCGAACAGTTATCAGTGACTAGTGGCTGGTGGCTAGTAGCTATACGCTTGCGAATGCGCGAATGCGCGACTTATCTCCTGACTTACAACTTATGAGTTGTGAGTGGAGACTATGGACTAGGAAAAGAATGCAGCATGTAGCTTGGATCGCTGACAGGGTAGGATGAAATGAGAATTCCAAATTCGGAATTAACTGGTTACTAGTTACTGATAACTGACAACTGATAACTGATAACTGATTAAGCATGGCGATCGCAATCGATTTTGGTACGAGTAACACTTGTATAGCCCGTTGGAATCCTGTGACGCAGCAAGCGGAAACTTTGAGTTTACCAGGCTTATCTCAGCAGTTGGGGCAAAATCCACCTTTGATTCCTAGTTTGGTCTACATAGAAGATGCGGCAAGCGATCGCGTGTTAATTGGACAAACAGTACGCGATCGCGGTTTAGATTTAACGACTGACCCGCGATTTTTTCGTAGCTTTAAGCGCGGTATTGGTACGGAAATTCAGGGATTTTTGCCGCAACTGGATGGCGAGACGGTCTCGTTTGAACGAGTTGGCAAGTGGTTTTTGAGCCAAATCATTGAGAAATTAGCCACTCAAGCCCCTGAAGACGAGCAGTCCTTAGTCTTGACAGTCCCAGTCGATAGTTTTGAAGCTTATCGCTTGTGGCTGGGCGAAATTTGCCGTGCTTTACCTGTGGAACAAGTGCGAATTCTGGACGAACCTACAGCCGCCGCTTTGGGTTATGGCATGGCAGAACAGGATAACTTATTAGTCATTGATTTTGGCGGTGGCACTTTAGATTTATCTTTAGTCCGCTTGGATGGTGGCGGAAATGCTGTCAAACAGCAGACAGGTTTTTTACTGCAATGGGGTAAGAAATCTTTTGCCAAAAAATCTGGGCAGAAGCTAAAAACCGCCCGTGTCTTAGCAAAAGCAGGGCAAAATTTGGGTGGAACTGATATCGATAACTGGATTGTCGATTATTTCGCCCAGGAGCGGGGATTAGCCGTTTCTCCTTTAACAACTCGCTTGGCAGAAAGGGTAAAAATTCAACTTTCCAGCCAGGTGCAAGCTAGCGAAGTTTATTTTAATGATGAGACGTTTGAGAGTTACGAATTAGAATTAGACCGCGATCGCCTCACGCAGATTTTGACAGATCGTCAATTTTTCGAGCAATTAGACGAGTCGATGCAGCAGCTGCTCCAGCAGACGCGGCGACAAGGTATAGAAGTAACAGATATCAATGCCGTATTGTTGGTAGGTGGAACAGCACAAATGCCTGCCGTGCAGACTTGGGTACAGCAGTATTTTCCCTCGGAAAAAATTCATTGCGATCGCCCGTTTGAAGCGATCGCCCAAGGTGCGTTGCAGATCTGTCAAGGTGTGGAAGTCAAAGATTTTCTCTATCACAGTTACGGTATCCGTTATTGGGATAGACGGAATCAGTGTCACAACTGGCATCCAATTATCAATCCAGGGCAACCTTACCCGATGACAAATCCCGTAGAATTGGTTTTGGGCGCATCGTTAGATAATCAGCCCAGTATCGAACTGATAGTCGGAGAACTGGGGGCGGAGACTGGCGGGACGGAAGTTTATTTTGATGGCGATCGCCTGATTACCCGCCGTTTAGATAGTGGTAAAAAACAAGTACAACCCCTCAACGACCGGGATGGAGCAAGGCAAATTGCCCAATTAACCCCACCTGGGTATCCTGGGAGCGATCGGATTAAAGTCCTGTTTCAAGTAGACGCACAGCGTTGCTTGCGAATGACTGTAGAGGACTTGCTCACTAATCAAACTTTACTCGAAGATCGAGTCGTAGCAGAGTTGAGCTAGAGTTATAGAGGAGCAAAGCGCCTCTACAAATTAATCGATTGAGACATCATCCCACTTGACATAGTCTCCCGAATTGCCAGTTCCCGAAGTTCCTAGTTCGATGACCGTCCAGTATCTCGAAATGGGGACTTCGATCTCTAAGTATTCCCACCCATTTTTCTTGGTTGAGGTGGCTGAGATTTCGGCATCGCCATTGCGATAGTCGTAGCCTAATGCTTTCAGGGTTGCTGATGCCTTGCCGTTGACATACACCCAAGCACCAATCTTGACCTTTTGTCCCTTTGGTAACTGACCAACAATGCGACGAACGCTTACTGGGGTATCTGGGGAGGCATCACCGTTGTTGAGTTTGACATATCCGCCTCCTCCATGCGCTCCACTATTATCGTTGCGGACAAAACTCACATAGGGCGAAGCACCTTCAAGAATCCAGACATCGTTGCTATCAAATGGTATCCAGCCTGTTTCAACGTTGTTGTCTGACTCAAAATCGGCATTACTGAGAGCTTCATTTAAGCTCAAATCTTTGATTTGCTGATAAGTTTTCGTGGGGTTAAAACCTGGAGCAACAGCCCAGCTATCGTGACCGTCAAGATCGAATAGTAGTGCGTGGTCGTAACCAAATCGTTTGAGTTGTTGTCCGAAATAAGCAAACCAGCGACGGCGACAGTCTTCGGTTTCAAACTGCGAACCATTGCAATACTCGTTAATCGATCCCGATTCGCTAATTGCTAGAGGCTTG
This genomic window contains:
- a CDS encoding Hsp70 family protein; translated protein: MAIAIDFGTSNTCIARWNPVTQQAETLSLPGLSQQLGQNPPLIPSLVYIEDAASDRVLIGQTVRDRGLDLTTDPRFFRSFKRGIGTEIQGFLPQLDGETVSFERVGKWFLSQIIEKLATQAPEDEQSLVLTVPVDSFEAYRLWLGEICRALPVEQVRILDEPTAAALGYGMAEQDNLLVIDFGGGTLDLSLVRLDGGGNAVKQQTGFLLQWGKKSFAKKSGQKLKTARVLAKAGQNLGGTDIDNWIVDYFAQERGLAVSPLTTRLAERVKIQLSSQVQASEVYFNDETFESYELELDRDRLTQILTDRQFFEQLDESMQQLLQQTRRQGIEVTDINAVLLVGGTAQMPAVQTWVQQYFPSEKIHCDRPFEAIAQGALQICQGVEVKDFLYHSYGIRYWDRRNQCHNWHPIINPGQPYPMTNPVELVLGASLDNQPSIELIVGELGAETGGTEVYFDGDRLITRRLDSGKKQVQPLNDRDGARQIAQLTPPGYPGSDRIKVLFQVDAQRCLRMTVEDLLTNQTLLEDRVVAELS
- a CDS encoding alpha/beta fold hydrolase codes for the protein MTRQRIFLFVIALLLIVLSWWQIAAARTGLIVQSLSRNGIPMLYVAPARSQPMPGVLIAHGFAGSKQLMLGYAYTLAHAGYAVMLWDFSGHGANNKPLTRSLQTDLDTAYKYLLTQPGVDPQRLAVLGHSMGSGAAMTAAIQQSDRFTATVAISPTKAAVTPQFPVNLQLQAGSWEPRFIVNAQQLLQQAGGESQGRSLVIIPNAEHITILFRQVSHQAAKTWLDRSFGIQNSSTYVDNRMTWYGVHLFAWLLILGAVAPTISDEILLQPPRIWQRFPARGASDLLFQAAIQTRNCDIVSKSDRLKSWLGLILSPSGAIGALALLNRSTDISSLGGVLVGGALGIWFYAAGIVWLLANLRLPRLTLAGLSLGLGLFLLLWVAFGAMAQVVWLQWWLVPVRLQLWLWLSLLCFPWLLASGIAQRQSSIKSRLIWWLGQSLVLVMGLLATIQILPQISFIFLLLPLFPLFLAMFAIASASVKDIWAYAIGCSLFFSWAIAAAFPLVG
- a CDS encoding Uma2 family endonuclease — protein: MSQSISTTSKRLTFEEFLAYDDGTDTRYELVDGELVEMPPESQINTDIAAGLFFELAKYVPFTLIAHKDTEIEVMGRGARCRLPDLLVHTEESKAALAGATRATLTRDMPPPALIVEIVSPGSINRSRDYRYKRTEYAARGVAEYWIIDPQERRITVCQWVDGQYEDKVFAGENRIESTVIPTFELTAERIFAFAQT
- the petJ gene encoding cytochrome c6 PetJ, yielding MLLKQILSLVLVIPIAVAIASSVPALAADTLDGAKIFETQCAGCHINGGNIVRRGKNLKQKALKKYGMDSIEAIANIVTNGQGNMSAYKDRLTSEEIQAVSAYVLNQAETGWRKQRTVISD